One part of the Cyclobacteriaceae bacterium genome encodes these proteins:
- a CDS encoding competence/damage-inducible protein A yields the protein MKKIFAEILAIGDELLYGQTLDTNSHWISGELDKVGIKVIRRTTVGDIEQEILTAFAEAENRADIILITGGLGPTSDDLTKPCLCKYFKCGLEINQEALAEITELFKSRGRELTELNRQQAALPTACTKITNTLGTAPGMWFNKGDKVLMSMPGVPHEMKKMMTDSVIPMLLKKYKTPVIHHQIIKTIGIGESFLADKISPWEKSLPGHIKLAYLPSLGEVKLRLTGIGDSVEELKLEIAEWVDKLKPYTDNYIYGYGEEPLESVIGNLLRERQLTIAIAESCTGGYLSHLITSVPGSSDYFLGSMIPYAYEIKMRQLGVKPETLEKYGAVSEPTIIEMANIVRAKFNTNIGVATSGIAGPGGATPEKPVGTVWIAYSDKHQTVTRKLQLSKDRMINIRMASVAVLNLIRLSLPPKS from the coding sequence GTCGGTATAAAAGTTATCCGCAGAACAACGGTTGGTGACATTGAACAGGAGATACTCACAGCCTTTGCTGAAGCTGAAAACCGCGCAGATATTATTTTAATTACCGGTGGCCTGGGCCCGACAAGCGATGACCTGACGAAACCTTGTTTATGCAAGTACTTTAAGTGCGGGTTGGAAATCAATCAGGAAGCTTTGGCTGAGATAACCGAATTGTTTAAAAGCCGCGGGCGGGAGCTCACCGAGCTAAACAGACAGCAAGCTGCATTGCCTACAGCTTGTACAAAAATAACCAATACCCTTGGCACCGCACCGGGTATGTGGTTCAATAAGGGCGACAAAGTTTTAATGTCGATGCCCGGTGTGCCACATGAAATGAAAAAGATGATGACGGATTCCGTGATCCCTATGTTGTTAAAAAAATACAAGACACCTGTTATCCATCATCAGATAATCAAAACAATCGGCATAGGGGAATCATTTCTTGCGGATAAAATTTCACCATGGGAAAAATCATTACCGGGGCACATAAAGTTGGCTTACTTACCAAGCCTCGGTGAAGTAAAACTGAGGCTAACCGGAATTGGCGATTCAGTAGAAGAATTAAAACTGGAAATTGCTGAATGGGTGGATAAGCTTAAACCGTATACCGATAATTACATTTATGGTTATGGCGAAGAGCCTTTAGAAAGTGTAATTGGAAACTTACTCCGCGAACGCCAACTAACCATAGCCATTGCAGAAAGTTGTACGGGCGGTTACCTCTCACACCTCATAACCTCTGTTCCGGGAAGTTCAGATTATTTTCTAGGCAGTATGATTCCGTACGCCTACGAAATAAAAATGAGGCAACTGGGTGTTAAGCCCGAAACCTTGGAAAAATACGGAGCCGTAAGTGAGCCCACCATCATTGAAATGGCCAATATTGTTCGTGCAAAATTCAATACCAACATAGGGGTTGCCACCAGTGGCATTGCAGGCCCCGGTGGTGCAACACCCGAAAAACCGGTTGGCACCGTGTGGATTGCCTATTCCGACAAACACCAAACGGTTACCCGAAAGCTTCAGCTTTCCAAAGACCGGATGATTAACATTCGCATGGCCTCTGTAGCTGTCCTTAACCTGATCAGGTTGAGTTTGCCACCGAAATCATAG